A segment of the Planctomycetota bacterium genome:
GGAACCCACGAGGCCCAGCAGGGCCCCCAGCGGGCAGAGGTTCCGGCACCAAAACCGTTTCTGGTAGGCCTGTACGAGAAGGACCGCCAGCAGCAGGGCGACGAACGTCCATCCCCATCGCGTCGCGGCCCACCGGCCGCCTTCCTTGAAATTGGCGTCGTCCGAAATCAGCCGGTGGGCGCGGGCCCAGTCGTACGCCCCGGCCGCGCCCGGCATCTCGGCCTTCTCAGCCGCGACGAGCGCGGTTTTCCCGGCGTCCTGGGCGATCGGCACGAGCGCCGTCCCGAACGACCGGGTCATGATGGAGATCGGGTCGAACCAGCCGTACACGCCCAGTCCGAAGACCGCGAGCACCAGCAGGGCCGCCAGCAGGCCGTATTTCACCTGCCTGAGGCGAGGGGCCGGGTTGGCCGACCGGTCGCGCCGGCGGAAGAGGAGTTTGTCGGCCACGTCCTGGAGGGTTCCGAGGGGGCAGATCCATCCGCAATATGCCCGCGGCGCGAGGAGCGACAGGCCGACCACCGCCAGCGCTGCCAGGAGCGCCGTCGCGAACGCTCCCGCAAGCGCCGCGCCGACGAGGACCAGCGGATCGGAAATCAGGAACAGGCGCGCGAGCCACGGATGGGCTGACACCGCCGACCCGCGGACCGTCCAGAGGAGCAGGCCGAGAAAGAGCGCGAGCAACAGGAGTTGAACGGTGACGCGCGCGATGTGCAGCGGATGTGGCCGTACGCCCTGCTTGGCCATTACGTTGACGCTCTGGTTTTGGCGTTGAGAAGAAGGGGATTCACGACGCTTCCTTGAACGAGATTCCAACCAGGCTGGCCTGTGTTACCGGACCCTTCCCGCCGAGTCGTTTGCTCGCATCGAGTATCTCGATGCCGGCGAGCCGGCCCTCCGCATCCAGGTCAAGAAAGAGTCCCTCGCGCAATTCCCTTGTGGTTACGGTGGTTTCTCGGAACGTGATGGTGATCGCGTCCACGTCGCGGTCGTAGATAATCTTCATCGGGCCGTCTC
Coding sequences within it:
- a CDS encoding 4Fe-4S binding protein, producing MAKQGVRPHPLHIARVTVQLLLLALFLGLLLWTVRGSAVSAHPWLARLFLISDPLVLVGAALAGAFATALLAALAVVGLSLLAPRAYCGWICPLGTLQDVADKLLFRRRDRSANPAPRLRQVKYGLLAALLVLAVFGLGVYGWFDPISIMTRSFGTALVPIAQDAGKTALVAAEKAEMPGAAGAYDWARAHRLISDDANFKEGGRWAATRWGWTFVALLLAVLLVQAYQKRFWCRNLCPLGALLGLVGS
- a CDS encoding DUF2283 domain-containing protein produces the protein MKIIYDRDVDAITITFRETTVTTRELREGLFLDLDAEGRLAGIEILDASKRLGGKGPVTQASLVGISFKEAS